The DNA region ATCCCACAACCCGCGTTTAGACCAATGAATAGCCGGGAGGAAAATAATTTCAAAATCTTCTTCCAGATCATATTTTTGAAACCAACCGGCTTCCTGAATGGACACATATTTATTCATGGATCGAACTGTCGAACCGAGACGCAAGGGCAGCAGTATTTTCATCACACGTGAGCGCCAAGTACTCAGCGTATCCGAGTCAAGATGATCATAGTGATTGTGCGACAATAAAACATAATCCACGGACTCCAAATGTGAAATCGGCATCGGCAGCTCGGAATAACGTTTCTGCAACGGCGCCGCCGTAAGGCACGGATCGGTAAGTAACCATTTATTACCCAGGCGGATCAGAAAAGAAGAATGACCAAGCCACATCAAACCGTTCTCATTAATTGCGCGAAAATCTTTCACGTTATGTGTTGTTACACGAAACGGATCATTTTTCTTTTCTTCGCGCTGCGGATTTTCCGATAAAAACCATTTAAAAATCACACTGAACGGTTTGAGATTGGGATTCAAATCGGAATTCAGAAAAATGCCGTCCCGCATCGGATTTCCGGCGTAGTTTTCACGAACGGTGGTAAGCGCTTCGTTGCGCACGTATTCGACCAAAGTTTTTTCCTCCGGCAGCATACCCATTGCGCTCTGACCTGCAGTAAGTGCCGCCGACTGTACAGCACAATGTCGGAGGAACCGTCGTCGGGATAGCTTTTTCATGATTTATATTTTTTTATAGTGTACCGTATCAGATAATTAGCCAAAACAAGCCCGCCGGCCATTACGCACAGCAACAATGCAAAAATCCCTATCATGGTATTTCCGCCGCGCCATTGACCCGTACGATTCAAAAATTCAAAAAAAAGTTTATTTAAAAAAACATAATCGGCGATCGTAAAAACGGTAAAAAACAAAAACGCATACACAAACGATCCGATGTGTTGACGGGCAGTGAATGAAAAATTGGCAAGTATAAGTAAAATCAAAAAAGCCGCCGGTACGCCGTAGGTGAGCCATTCAGCATACGTATGGTAATTGAGCACGGCTTGCTCAATAGATGAAGTATCCATTACGGCTTGTTTCGCTTGGAGCAAGCAATATGAGAACACGACTACAAAAACAAATAACAAGA from bacterium includes:
- a CDS encoding MBL fold metallo-hydrolase, with translation MKKLSRRRFLRHCAVQSAALTAGQSAMGMLPEEKTLVEYVRNEALTTVRENYAGNPMRDGIFLNSDLNPNLKPFSVIFKWFLSENPQREEKKNDPFRVTTHNVKDFRAINENGLMWLGHSSFLIRLGNKWLLTDPCLTAAPLQKRYSELPMPISHLESVDYVLLSHNHYDHLDSDTLSTWRSRVMKILLPLRLGSTVRSMNKYVSIQEAGWFQKYDLEEDFEIIFLPAIHWSKRGLWDNNRSLWGSFLIRTPRTTIYFSGDTAYGEHFGEIARLFGKIDIALMPIGAYKPQHIMKSAHTSPQEAVQGFHDLKAKTFIPMHYGTFDLADEPMGEPVKLLRNMKADGLINGELQIPDAGAWITFD